The DNA region TGGGTTGAACTTTAATTCTATAAGCTCTTAAAACAAACATTTGCCATCTTCTTACAGTGAattgtatatttgtaaataaagatgTCTATTAGAAAGAAAGAGGCAATTTTTTTACCCTTAACATTTTTTTCAGGATCATTGAACTGAACGGTGGCCAGCCTCCCCTCACCTACAAACGTTTCCAGACACTTATCAGCCGTATGGACCCGCCTGAGATGCCAGTGGAAACCCTCTCCAACAGCATTATGGGCTGCTGTGTCACGCCAGTCTCTGAAGACCATGGGGACAAATATGGTGTGCCGTCTCTGGAAGAACTAGGTGAGTTAAAGTTTTTGATTACATTAATATATCTAAGGTGAATTTCAGTTTGCTTAAAccatttttacattcattttaaccAAAGTGAAGGATATAAAGAGGTCATAACTTGAGAAATCTAATTTTCCTTGATCATTTGACGAGCAAGAAAGTATTTTCTTAATGTTAACAGTTTGATATATACTGATACAATCCACATTATTTTTAGAGTACATTTTAGTTGTGttcatttttcaattattttattatgcaaaatAAATCTTGAATGCGACATGGCATCACAGTAAGGTGTCGAAGAGAAGCACAAACAAAATTgcttaaaatcatttttaaaaatcataagaaaaaaaactgcagttCATAACCTGTTTTGAAATTAAAAGAACTTaagaatttaaatgttaaaacactCACTGTATCCATTTCCTGTGACCCGTGACACAAATTCAAGTGTTTCATAATTGGCAACAAGAGAAGCCATCCAGTTATGTACGATTTGTATTGGTTCTTTAACCTATATTATGTTTGTTTAGGATTTGATATTGAGGGACTTCCTTCTGCTGTCTGGCCTGGAGGTGAAACCGAGGCATTAACAAGAATTGAAAGACATCTGGAGCGAAAGGTGcgatctaatatatatatatatatatatatatatatatatatatatatatatacatatatacatatatacatacacacacacacacacacacacacacacaaggacacTGAAACTGAATTTTGTTATCTTAATATTTGTATACATAAACAATCAAAGCCAATAGGTACCACAACTGtactcaaaatatctttttttctcCTTTAAGTACCACCATTTATGACATGAGGGAGAGAATTGAGAATTGGCATATTTACCTGCACAGtccctttaaatatatattgtcaGTCTAACATGTATTGCATATTTTGTTTCTATAAAAAATCCTTACGTTATCAATGGCCTATTTTACTTATGCCctctttactttgtttttttaggCTTGGGTTGCAAATTTTGAAAGACCCAGAATGAATGCCAACTCTCTGCTGGCCAGTCCGACTGGTTTGAGTCCCTACCTCCGTTTTGGCTGCCTCTCTTGCCGCCTCTTCTATTTCAAACTCACAGACCTCTATAGAAAGGTACAGACATGACTCTATAACAAGTGTGCCCGATCCATTGTCCTACAGAGTTTAGCTCTGTTTAGTCTAGCTCTAACCAGAACACTTGTCTAGACATTTATTAGTCCAAATAAATGGACTAGACATTCATAAGTCCAAAGAACTTGATTATCTGGTTCAGGCGTGTTTAGGGTCAGAGCTAAACTGTACAGTACTGTGGCCCTCTAGAAGCAGGTTTGGACATCACTGCTCTACTTTCTATCAGTGTAGTAAACTTttcaatcattttaatattaataataacattgaaGAAAAAATGTATAGTTTGAATTGTTTATGCTGACTGTAGTGGGCTGCTTCCCCACTACAGTCTTGATTTTCAGTCAATTTTAGGTCTGGCCATTTCATTATATAAATCTTTTTAGCTTAAACTGCTTTGCTAGTTTgaatgtgtgattgtgtgtggtCATTGTCCTGGATGAAAATCGCTGGCTGAATGCAGATATCCTTACTCTGTTTAGCTCTGAACTGGCAAATAGTTGCAGCTGGAGTATTTAAATGATTGGTCATTAAGATTCTCTCTACAATTCTGTCCTCTAATCTTTAACTAGAGCAGACTTTTTTGGGAAATTAAATGAGTTACTGATATTTTAAAACAGCAAATTATCTAAAAATCACAGACCTTGAAAGATCAACAACTTCTGCAATCCTGACAACCTGCTTCCAGAGCGTTTCATTCACTTTAAAATGACTCCATATCTTGCAAATTCAGTGAAAACTAGAAGATCCCAGTTTAATGGGGTTTGTCAGATAATTAAGGAAATGATTGGATGCCAGATTTACACCAATAACTGTGATGTACCTCATGgtgttctttcattttttttttttttcaaaaatctcCTTTTTTCAAAAATCTCAGTTGTTTATAAGGCTTCACAACACATTTTTCAGCATTGATAGTATAGTCTTGCAGCATGCATGACCGATCAGAATActtgagatttgtggagtcacagCATGAGTTTAGCCATAAGAAGAAAGTTGTtaatttgatgtgtttttaaggcctataATTGTGTGATAAATTCAAGAGAGTTTAAattattcaggcacaagaaattttatgaaaacttaaaaatgataataaaaatgatgtCATATTGTATTTAGTTTGACACTTAAATTAACGTTGCTCTCTTGTATTTATcaatgcttgtaatttgtttatatattttattcactcTCCTGCAGAATCATCACAATCGATCTAAACAAAGGTTTTTTtcaaacagagctatttagtTCATTTGAAGAATTATAATATAGTCATATAACattatatatcacagaaaaactaaatatcacagTCAGATGTTTCCAGTTTTGTGCagctttacattttataatgtgctTTATAATAATGGTAAAATGATTAATGCTCCTTTTCTCTTAGTATAACTTCAAATGGGAATAAGTATTGGCTAAAATATTCTgaacaattttagttttttttttgccattttgatCTTCATTGTATATTGATTTGTTGATTATTTAAGTTAGTGTagaaattctacaaataaatgatgaatgttaTTATGTCTTATTGGCGGAAGTGATTACAATATCTAGGTTGCAATTTTTTTCATAGGTAAAGAAAACCAGCACTCCTCCGCTCTCCCTCTACGGTCAGCTGTTGTGGAGGGAATTTTTCTACACCGCTGCAACCACCAATCCACGATTTGATAAGATGGAAGGAAACCCAATCTGTGTGCGCATCCCCTGGGACAAGAACCCAGAGGCTTTGGCTAAATGGGCTGAAGCTAAGACAGGTTTTCCCTGGATCGATGCCATAATGACCCAACTGAGGCAGGAGGGATGGATCCACCACCTGGCCCGTCATGCTGTTGCATGTTTCCTCACTCGTGGAGACCTGTGGATCAGTTGGGAAGAGGGCATGAAGGTGCATCTCTTAAACATGggagattttgtttttaatttatatctATTACCCATTAATTGGGtgaataaaatgatataaaaaagacacaaatcaaatataaaaatgaaaataatcaaaAGCCATTAGGAGCAAtcttcaaaataataatacagttttcaCAGAATAAATTGCCATTCTATACATAAGAAAACATGACTTCCTTATATTTTAGAGTGAATATCCTTTTTTTTAGGATTTGAAAACTATTAGATATTATTGTAGACTCCCCTACATGTGAAACATTAAAACTGGTATAGAGAAGTCATCAAACTAATTGACAAAATAGAAATACTGGCGATCTGATGACCAAAAGCctattttattaattgtaaaaaacCAGAGTGGATCTGTTTATACTGTATGTGCTGCCTTTTGCCAATCAAGATTGCCAATCGAGGTTTCAGCAACACCATTTTGATACAACAGGCTTAATTGAGCTACACTTTCAGTGGGTTAATATGCATGAGTCAGTTGATAAGTGCAGTGTCAAACAGGCTCATGCTGATGATGCAGTATGATGTGCATTGAATACACGAAGAGGAAGTTTATTAAGGTTTTGTATAGATTATTGAAGGCAGAATTTAAAGTTTGATAGCCCTAGATATAAAGAATATCAATTATGCAGGGTGGATTTACTTGAATGTGAATACCTTGAGAGTTTAATTCAGACTAGTgctgaatgaatgcatttttgcAGCCTTGGTAGTTTAAGCATAATTTGCTTTCAGTTTTATCTCTTTTAAGATCATTTGAATAAAGAGTTCTTAGCTATAAAAAGTTATTTGCTAGATGACCTCAAACTTACTAAAAAGGTAATACAATAAGGTCTAATTTTAATAAGTCTGAATGAGCTGCTTAACAACCATCTCTGACTGGCCGGAGTATAACGGTAGTTATGATTGACAGGTGTTTGAGGAGCTTCTATTGGATGCAGACTGGAGCGTGAACGCAGGCAGCTGGATGTGGCTCTCCTGTAGCTCTTTCTTTCAGCAGTTCTTTCATTGCTACTGTCCAGTGGGTTTCGGCAGGCGCACCGACCCTAACGGCGATTTCATTAGGTTGGTAACGTTCCCAAACAAACATGCACGCTCATGCCACAAGGATGGACAGATTATGTAAATAAAGTAATgaagtttttttaacagaagtaCTTCTGTTAGTTAGAGGAATATAGGACATGTTTGAAAGGTAATTCATTTGATTTTTCAGTCATTTTTCGGCATTTCGAAATTGCATATACatcagttttttaaaaatatatattagatgAGGTTTAGCATTGTCAATAATTAGTCAAGAAAGCAAGCTTCTCTCATTTAGTCTGTTTTAACATTTTGTAGTGTTTCCAGTTCCAGAATTTGGTATTTCAGGATTTTATTTCTGTCCCAACACACTGCTCTTATTACAGGCTACACTAAGGAACAGATGTAAACATTGCTAGTGTCACATTTAGCATGGCTTCTACATAAGTTTGCTGCAagcttgtatgtgtttgtgtttctgtgcagTCGTCTCACGGATTGGGTGAAAAGTTCAGCTTTCCCTTTCCCCTTGGTGAATTGTGGTTGATTGCTTTTAAGACGAAAGCCATTCTTAGCCAAAGCATTTGGAAACCTGTTAGCTGTGAATGTGGTTGAAGCTCAATGCTTTATCAGTGGGAAATGCAGTAGCCTGTTCTTTAGCTCGGTAGCATCTTGTTTCATCAAAAGGGATTTCAACCGCTTGGTAGGGAGATCCAAACGAAGCCTGACCTGTTTTCAACGCATAGAGAGTCACAATGCATTTCCCAGAGAGCATGATGGGAGGTGGGGCCCAAAGCTAGAGGAAGACACTTCAGTCTAGCTCTGGACAACTCCTCCTTATCAGACTCTTTTTGAAATGTTTAGCGGTCCTCTACGCATTGAATGCAGCCCTGCCTGTGCAAGAGAACAAGAGTCCTGGCCTTCAGCTTGCCCCCTTCTCAACGAAGCCGCCTCGGAGGTCGTCCTGCAATATCCCAAATCAGCTTCTGGCCGTTTGCTTGTTCAGGCAGGATGTAAGTGTTCCTGGCAAAAGGGTTCTGGTCTTTTTTGGCAAAACGAGGGGGCCACCTAGCAGCAGAGAACAGTATACTGCGTTTCTCCTTTGGCGGCTAGCAGGTTTCTCTGCATTGGCTTGGGATCACTGTCGTCTTAAAAGCGATCAGTGGCAGTGCGAGGGGCAGGGAGCGAACCTGAACCTCTCACTCAGCCCTGAGGTTCGATCTCTTGAAGCGGGGTGGGATGGGGTTGTGGGAGGGTGCTGTGTTATTGGATCTGGGGGGGATTGGGAGGGCCTGGTCACTGCCTCTGCTTTTTAACACGTGTTGTAGTAGGTATCTTCGTAGTGTCTCAGCACAGGCGGGACCTGTTGCCCAGTTTAAACTGCACCCGTCTGTCAAGCCATGCCTCCTGCAGCCCCATGCTCTGGTAAGGTGAAGCGCCTTAGGTAGGTGGCCTTTTCTGTCCCTGGGACCTGGAGGAGAAACGCAAGTCTTGATTTCAGTATAGCCTTCTGAACCTTTCAGCTCTTTCTGTTTCCTTTGTGTATGGTGTTATGCTGACAGTCTCATTTCTAGTATCAACTGGCACATATCTATAAATGCACATCAGACCATTTTGAGATacttgtaaatgaatcagacaaGCTGACTTGTTGTAATTGGAGAAATTGTGTCTTTCTAGTTTTCAATACCTGCTGACTTACTGGGTTTCCCCATGTTTGAACATCTCGCAAAACCTTCCTTCATGCTTACGATGAGACCTGGGTTTAATCTCTCTTTGTTCTTTCAGACGCTATTTACCTATTCTCCGAGGTTTCCCTGCCAAATATATATATGACCCATGGAACGCTCCAGACTCAGTGCAAGCTGCTGCCAAGTGTATCATTGGCGTCCACTACCCCAAACCCATGGTAAACCACGCTGAAGCCAGCCGCCTCAACATTGAGAGGATGAAGCAGATCTACCAACAACTGTCCCGCTACAGAGGACTTGGcaagagtttttgttttgttttagcaaGCTTACATGCAGTCAAGTAGTAAAGAAGCCTTGTACAactgaggccctgtttacactaatacattttagttttaaaattaaaatgatccatgtttacactggcgtttcacctacatttaaaaatacatatttttttaaatttttggttgttcaaactacttatttaaaatgagttgaaacaacacaattcttgagatttcattgggacaacttaacacatttatgtggattaaacatataaaattaagttaacttaatcaatttgtgttgggacagcatgaatgaattgtgtggaaccctgcattttttacagtgtagcatttctgaaaagatctccgtccacactatactgctgaaaacgcacatcacgttaccacacacacacacacacacacacacacacacgcacacacactctggcatgcgctgcagtgtATGCACACGCTTGATCTCTAGGCAATCAGCAGGTGCTCTGCGGGCACCTCCTCGGGTAAGaacagtgcacgtcggacagttcatCTAGGACAGGCCGCTTGAccctcatctcactatagttgttaaacatgatatttaattcttCTTGTCTCTTTCCAATgacgtttttttttaaaatttattacttgttctcaggtaacgtgtttgagcgcaaagataagttaatatattaatttatgtatccGCGTAAACTGAACCTGCACATTGagtgattgcttgcctttattttctatcttgtataaacttattgtattcTTGattgccattattgattattaaaactgatattcagcaaaagacagggtatgttttatatttttcaatgaaaatgaaagaagacAGTAATCTTATAGGTTATGTTTTGTTATAAAaacgcatacagtgaagatgacggtcatacaAATATGTTGCTACATGATGCCTTAAcgtttttggtgtctgttaatatcaaataatatcaaaagttaatatcaaaatgaaaataggcattttcttacatgtttttattttattgttgagttgccagggtgatgtgaatggcgttataaagtacactgtcccctttgaagatttacctgacatgtcctcaggagtttgttttttatatcaaacttgcgaagtcttaacttacatgGAAAGGATGCAAGATTTAACTTTGTGTACTTGATATTGAGAAAAAGCTCAAATCAaatgcctctgttttcagatgtctccttttccccccatccacactgacacggagcagcagtgttttaaaacgaaaatggcCGCTAGCATTTCCAAAACAATCTGTTTTCGTGGCTCAAAAGTTCGGACAgaaggcgtaaccgtagcaaaacctaaaaaaacaaaaaacaaaacgtattagtgtaaacgggacctGAGACTTGAGGGAAAATTATGTCTTGATGTAGTGCTAGCAAGTGCCAGTCTGGTTAATTGTAATAGAAGCCTAAATTTAGTTCCTTTGTTTTCCAGGACTTCTGGCCTCCGTACCATCCACACACAACGGGAATGGAAATGGGATGGCCTACTCTCCAGGGGAACAGCAGTCTGGGACCAATACACCAGGTGAAACTTATTTTTTCTTCCCCCTTCCCATTTATTTTAATGGAAAGGCTAAATTTTGTGAAATACTGCTAAATAAAaatcaacttttatttatttttaattgaagaGTTTATATTGAGTAATGGAACAAAGAGAGGTATATTGCTTATTGTAGTATACTATAATAGGTTTCTAAAAAAATGtgctactgtatataaataatgtgCTGATATTATGGCTGAAGATTAACAAATATTTCAGTTGTGCTAATTTTTGTTCATAAACATAATATcttgtgtttttcatttattttattttctttttccctTATACTCATGCACATTTAGCACCAGCTGTATCAAGCGGCTCTGTTGCCAGTGGTAACAGGAGTGGGAGTATTTTGCTGAACTTTGATAGTGAAGAGCACCAGGGACCAAGTGGAATTCAGCAGcagcatcaacaacaacaacagcagcagcagcagcagcaattaGGTGTCACCTTGAACACTAACACAATATAACTCAGTGCATTTATAGTTAAGCAACATCAGCCaaacaaatgatctgtgtttttatGCTGTACTTTTCTCTTGCTTGTTTCCCAGGATACCATCACATGCCTGACTCGGGCCACAACAGTAGATTTTACAAAAGCAATGTCTCGCATGACATGGCAGGTAATGGACATAGAAATGCGCACTGTATAAAATGAGTGTGGTACAGTAAACATGACTCATATTCTGAGTCAATGATACATGTTCATCATCTGAAATGAATCTATACGTTTTGTTAGAAAAAAACAAACGTGTGATTAATGCGAAAATCTGGAATCTAAGAGTTCGAGTTAATTAAAATACTGAGAAGATCCTCTTTAAAGTTGTGCACATGTAAGTTGGTATTACTGATTAAAAGGTTTTgacatttacagtaggaaatttactaaatatcCAAATAgatcattttgacccatacagtGTATTTTTGGCTGTTGGATTATAGCAGAATAAGAGACAGGGTCACAAATAGAATTCAGATATCATTATTATAAGTGACACTGGTGTCTGCGCACATAGTGTGTATTCCACTACATGTGAACAAATTGACTATATAAAAAAGGAAATGACACACAAATTGTTgctttaatatattgtttttggATTCATTCTTTATGATGTTCAGCAGGACACTTGCTGCATAAAGGAGGAAGTGTGACAGGGAAGAGGGAGAGAGAGTCGGAACGAGATCTAGATGGTGAAGATGAATCCCTCTCCACTTCGCACAAGTTACAACGGCAAATCGCAGAGGTCACTTCAGTTTATGCCTCTAGTGGGAATCAGTCAAGTATGGTAAATATAACTCTGCTAAATCTTTAATTTCTAAATGATTGGAGATGATGTAAAATATTGAATTTGatatgtttctgttttattttcagagGAGTTAAAAATGGACATATCAAAAGACTGAGgaagaaaatacaaaacatggCACAGTTGAATAGGACGACTTTCTCCATTTGTGTGTGGATGCGTTTTTTCTCATGTTTGAGGGAAAATCTGGTTTTATTTTAACCCCCTGCTCTTTCATGTTCAAAGGATGTGAATGTTAGCTcagaatttgtttttatcatttactGAAATTCATTTGCTTTAAaaagaattagttttttttttttcatttgacagACACGAACGTCTTTTTATTTTCTAGTCTTCTTGGAAAAGCCCCTTTCTTTATTGGCAGTCTTTGTGATTTGCTTCACCACTGTTGTGGTTGAGGTTTTATTTACTGTCAAGTGAACCCTACCAAGTGGGATAGACAGATCAGTTTTTAACCATCATGATAAAGCTGAGCTTCATTCTACATAAATTGCAGCTAGATTTTGTAAGTATTTTTGCAGTTTGGTCGGCACCCACACCATCCATGAACCTGCAACCACCATAAaacacttttgtacagttttcG from Danio rerio strain Tuebingen ecotype United States chromosome 8, GRCz12tu, whole genome shotgun sequence includes:
- the cry3a gene encoding cryptochrome circadian regulator 3a isoform 1 (isoform 1 is encoded by transcript variant 1), with product MAPNSIHWFRKGLRLHDNPALQEAVRGADTVRCVYFLDPWFAGSSNLGVNRWRFLLQCLDDLDSNLRKLNSRLFVVRGQPANVFPRLFKEWKISRLTFEYDSEPFGKERDAAIKKLAMEAGVEVIVKTSHTLYNLDKIIELNGGQPPLTYKRFQTLISRMDPPEMPVETLSNSIMGCCVTPVSEDHGDKYGVPSLEELGFDIEGLPSAVWPGGETEALTRIERHLERKAWVANFERPRMNANSLLASPTGLSPYLRFGCLSCRLFYFKLTDLYRKVKKTSTPPLSLYGQLLWREFFYTAATTNPRFDKMEGNPICVRIPWDKNPEALAKWAEAKTGFPWIDAIMTQLRQEGWIHHLARHAVACFLTRGDLWISWEEGMKVFEELLLDADWSVNAGSWMWLSCSSFFQQFFHCYCPVGFGRRTDPNGDFIRRYLPILRGFPAKYIYDPWNAPDSVQAAAKCIIGVHYPKPMVNHAEASRLNIERMKQIYQQLSRYRGLGLLASVPSTHNGNGNGMAYSPGEQQSGTNTPAPAVSSGSVASGNRSGSILLNFDSEEHQGPSGIQQQHQQQQQQQQQQQLGYHHMPDSGHNSRFYKSNVSHDMAGHLLHKGGSVTGKRERESERDLDGEDESLSTSHKLQRQIAEVTSVYASSGNQSSMRS
- the cry3a gene encoding cryptochrome circadian regulator 3a isoform X1 produces the protein MAPNSIHWFRKGLRLHDNPALQEAVRGADTVRCVYFLDPWFAGSSNLGVNRWRFLLQCLDDLDSNLRKLNSRLFVVRGQPANVFPRLFKEWKISRLTFEYDSEPFGKERDAAIKKLAMEAGVEVIVKTSHTLYNLDKIIELNGGQPPLTYKRFQTLISRMDPPEMPVETLSNSIMGCCVTPVSEDHGDKYGVPSLEELGFDIEGLPSAVWPGGETEALTRIERHLERKAWVANFERPRMNANSLLASPTGLSPYLRFGCLSCRLFYFKLTDLYRKVKKTSTPPLSLYGQLLWREFFYTAATTNPRFDKMEGNPICVRIPWDKNPEALAKWAEAKTGFPWIDAIMTQLRQEGWIHHLARHAVACFLTRGDLWISWEEGMKVFEELLLDADWSVNAGSWMWLSCSSFFQQFFHCYCPVGFGRRTDPNGDFIRRYLPILRGFPAKYIYDPWNAPDSVQAAAKCIIGVHYPKPMVNHAEASRLNIERMKQIYQQLSRYRGLGLLASVPSTHNGNGNGMAYSPGEQQSGTNTPAPAVSSGSVASGNRSGSILLNFDSEEHQGPSGIQQQHQQQQQQQQQQQLGYHHMPDSGHNSRFYKSNVSHDMAAGHLLHKGGSVTGKRERESERDLDGEDESLSTSHKLQRQIAEVTSVYASSGNQSSMRS